Genomic DNA from Oscillatoria salina IIICB1:
GATTCGTCTCTTTTCGCTACCTAATAGCTGATTTGATTTTCCTATTGTTGCTAGTAAATCAGACTCTTTACTTTTATCAAAGTGGCGCCACTACCTCCACCTTCTGTTAAATTTTTAAAAGAAAAGCGATCCTTACGTTTTGATTTGATTATAATGGAAATTTTGATAGCAATTACGACTGGTTTAAGTTCTGTTTTCTGGGTGGAACTGGTAAGAGACTCTTATCATGTTCTCGGTCACGTCCTACCTTCATTGTATCGACTGCACGTTTGGCATCATCGAGTTTTTCGCCCAGACTTATCAGTAGTCAGCGATACGATTTACCGGAAAGCCCACTGGTATAATGACGTACCAGAAGCTTTAGTGATGCTGCTGTTCAGTTTATTACCGCCAGGAATCATGTTGATTTGGGGAATTGAGCAGCAATGGACAGCATGGGCTGGTACTCTTTATACAATCTTCTTTTTGTTGAGTGCGATCGCGCGAGGATTGGGAATAGCCTACGCAGACGAATTAACTGACCTTACCCATCGTCCCGGCAGCTTTACCAGCTTACCTGGAAAATGGTTAGTTAATCGATCCTATCACTGGCGACACCACTTCGACAATCAAAACGCCTATTATTGCGGTACATTCACCTTCATCGATAAAATCATGGGTACAGCAGTTTCGCTCAAAGGTAAAACCGTAGCTATCACTGGAGCATCGGGAACGTTAGGTAAAAGTTTAATCCAAGAGTTGCGATCGCGGCAAGCAAAAGTTATCGCCCTTACTTCTAGCGGAAAAACTGTTGCTTTGACACCCAATGACCCAGTTAAAACTATTATCTGGCAAGTTGGTCAAGAAGCAGAACTCGCAAGCGAATTGGAAAAAGTTGATATCCTGATTATTAATCATGGTATCAATGTACATGGCGACAGGAAAAAAGAAGATATTGCTCTTTCCTACGAAGTTAACACTTTTTCCGCTTGGCGCTTAATCGAATTATTTTTTACAACTGTCAAAACCGATGCAGATAAAGTTACCAAAGAAGTTTGGGTAAACACCTCTGAAGCAGAAGTTGGACCCGCTTTTAGTCCCCTTTACGAACTAACTAAACGTTCATTAGGAGACATTGTTACCCTCAAACGTTTAGATGCACCTTGTGTCGTCCGCAAACTAATTTTAGGTCCTTTCAAAAGTAACCTCAACCCCATTGGGGTGATGTCTAGCGACTGGGTAGCCAAGCAAATAATTAACTTAGCAGTTCGCGATTTTCGGGACATTATTGTCACCATCAATCCTCTGACTTTTCTCGCCTTTCCTATCAAAGAAATTTGCGTTTCCACCTACTTTAAATTGTTTACCAATCAAAGCCCAGAAACCAGCAGCGACAACTTACCCGAAGTCAATTCATTGTCATAACATCTCTTTCTAAGACTACTCTCTCCTTTCCTTGAGGAGAGGGTAAGATGTAGTATATCGCTGCAATATGACGCGAAAGTGCTTCAATTTACAGGTCAAGCAGTGGGCGGTCGGCAATTATCAGAAATAATATCTATTGGGAGTATTTACGTCTTGAATACAAATGTTTTATTTATTTACCTTTGGGCTATTGGAGCTTTAATTTTCATCTTCTGGAAAATCTTGACCAATCCCATTAGAAAAATTCAAAGCGCTGCCTTGAAAGGAGATATAGAAACTGTAAGAAATTGTCTTGAAAAAGGCGTAGACCCTGATATTCGTGCTGGTCAATATATAGCACCAATTTGTATTGCTACTAATCGTGGTTATCAGGAAATAGTAGAACTATTAATTGAACATGGAGCAGACATTAATCAAGGCTTAGATGAAGAAGATGGAGTAAATCCTTTACTTGCAGCAGCAATTGAACAACACTCGGAATTAGAGGCAATGTATCTTGAATTGGATGCAAAAATTGGCATTCACTATGCAGCTTTACGGGGAGATGTGGAAAAAGTTATAAGTTTCATTCAGCAAGAACAACCGCTCAATTCTAAGCGTAATCGTGGGATGACACCATTGCACTTAGCAGCAATGGGCGGTCATGGAGATGTAGTTGAATTATTATTAAACAATGGTGCAGACATTAACTTTGGTGCCGAGGTAAGTGACGCTCCTTTGCATCAAGCAGTTAGATACGATTGTCGAGATATAGTAGAATTGTTAATAGATCGGGGTGCAAAGACTGATTGCGATGGACTAGTAGGAAATCCACTTAATTTAGCCATATTTCTCAATAATTTAGAAATGGTTGAGTTGCTAATTAATAAGGGATTAGATGTCAATATGCAAGTTTCATCAAGGACTAGTTTACCATTACATTTGGCAGTCAGACAAGGTTACACACACATTGCAGAATTATTAATTGCACATGGAGCAAATGTTAATGCTCGCGAGGCTTTTTGTGGAGAAACACCATTACATAAAGCAGCTTGGGAAGGTCATTTAGACATAGCGAGACTATTGCTAGAGCATGGTGCTGATGTAAATAGTATAGACAATCTCCTTGATGGCGATACACCTCTGCATCTGGCGAAAATCAACGGAAAATGGGCAATGATGAGGCTATTAGAACGCCACGGTGGAATTGATGCTGGAATAACGGAATAACTGATGAATATGAGTAGTGTCTTTCTTTAATCAGGACTGAAATAATAATGTTAAACTAAAGAATAAATAGTGACAAAGATAAACTATGCCCTCTCCTTTCCCTGGAATGAACCCCTACTTAGAAAGTCCTTTATTTTGGTCAGGATTTCACCATTGGTTAATTATCGATATTGCTAGATTACTCTCACCCCAACTACGACCAAAATATCTAGTAGCAGTAGAAGTTCGTACCTACGAAACTAGCGGCGAAGATAGTTTATTAGTCGGACTTCCTGATGTTACCATTAAAGCTGCTCAAACCGCAAGCAAATCAACAAAAACTAATGTCGCTGTCGCCACACCAGCAACTAAACCTTTAACTGTAAATTTACCAATTCCAGAAACAATTAAAGAAGGATATTTAGAAATTAGAGACGTAAAAACTAAGCAAGTAATTACCGCAATTGAACTATTATCACCTACAAACAAACGTAGCGGAAAAGGTCGAGAAAAATACTTGCAAAAACGCCAGAGAATCTTAGGAAGTTCCACTCATTTAGTCGAAATAGATTTATTACGTGGGGGACAAACAATGCCGATGGATACTAAGGGAATTAAAAGCGATTATCGGATTTTAGTTAGTAAAGAAAATCGTCGTCCCCAAGCTGATTTATATGCTTTTAACTTGCGTGAAACTATTCCAGAATTTCCCCTTCCCTTACGTCGAGAAGATAGCGAACCAGTAATTAATTTACAAGCATTAATTAATCAAATTTACGACCAAGCTAGCTTTGATTTACAAATCGATTATTCTCAGCCACCGATACCCAAACTTACGGAAACAGAGCGAACTTGGGCTGATGATTTGCTACAACAATTAGGACTAAAATAATGTTAAACTAAAGAATAAATAGTGACAAACATAAACTATGCCTTCTCCTTTTCCTGGAATGAACCCCTACTTAGAAAGTCCTTTATTTTGGTCAGGATTTCATCACCTTTTAATTAGCACAATTGCTTTTTCTCTCTCTCCACAACTACGACCAAAATATCTAGTAGCAGTAGAAGTTCGTACCTACGAAACTAGCGGCGAAGATAGTTTATTAGTCGGACTTCCTGATGTTACCATTAAAGCTGCTCAAACCGCAAGCAAATCAACAAAAACTAATGTCGCTGTCGCCACACCAGCAACTAAACCTTTAACTGTAAATTTACCAATTCCAGAAACCATCAAAGAAGGATATTTAGAAATTAGAGACGTAAAAACTAAGCAAGTAATTACCGCAATTGAACTATTATCTCCCACCAACAAACGCGCCGGAAAAGGTCGAGAAAAATACTTGCAAAAACGCCAGCGAATCTTAGGAAGTTCCACTCATTTAGTCGAAATAGATTTATTACGTGGGGGAGAAGCAATGCCGATGGATACTAATGGAATTAAAAGCGATTATCGGATTTTAGTTAGTAAAGAAAATCGTCGTCCCCAAGCTGATTTATATGCTTTTAACTTGCGTGAAACTATTCCAGAATTTCCCCTTCCCTTACGTCGAGAAGATAGCGAACCAGTAATTAATTTACAAGCATTAATTAATCAAATTTACGACCAAGCTAGCTTTGATTTACAAATCGATTATTCTCAACCACCGATACCCAAACTTACGGAAACAGAGCGAACTTGGGCTGATGATTTGCTACAACAATTAGGACTAAAATAACGACAATTTAAACATATTTCCAGTAGAACAAAAGCGAACTGACTAATAAAATTATCGGAAAAGCAATGCGAGAAAACTTCATTAATGCTACGCTCTGTTTTTGTTCGTGAAACCGATTGCTACGACCAATCGTCAAGATTAGCAATTCTAAAGCCAATAAACTATAAACAATGTAGAAAGCATAGTCAAGGGCAACTACATAACCTACTCCTTCTGGTAGTGCATCAATTAAACTAAGGTGATAAAAAACAACTGCTAGAAGTAGTCCACTCACAGCTTCAATAGAAATATCCTCAAAAGGAAGGAAGAGGATGAGATAAGCGACAACAACGAAAAAGAATAAAGGTAATAAATTTTTGTCGCTGAAACTAATAAAATCTCGTTCGATCTCGATAACAGCATTAAAACGAGAATATTGCATCTCTGAGTCAGCATCAATAAAGCGGCGATCGCCTAATGTTGACGTATTAATCATAATGTCTGGATAAAAGGATATTTTTTCTACATTCCAGTCAGTAATTTTGTCAAAAACTTTGCCTCTTGCCCACTTTTCAAGAATCGCCTTAGTGGTTGTGTCTTTTATACCGACATAATCTACTACATAAATTAGTTTATCTCTAGTTAAATTGGCATGGCGGAAGCGCACAGCTAAGGTTTGGCTATCCAAAGGATAATTACGAAAATCAAATAGTTCGTTAAAATCTGCTTTAATGCGATAAACTTTATAATTAAGTTCTCCTTGTTGTTCTTCGATAATTGGCTCATCTAAGGTAAATTTTTCACCAGAATCGAGTCTTTCCGTACTATAGTTAGTAAATTCAATGTTTTCGGCATTAACATCACCTTGATAGCGGAACCAGAGATAAAAATCTAGCAAATAAGAAGAAGTTTTTTCATCAATTTTACTGACTTCATTAATATCAATTCCAACATAGACAATATCGGTTTTTTCTAGATACTGGTTTCCTACTTGAATAATCTGACCACTTTCTAGCTGTTCATTGAAATCGCTAACTTTTTCTACATCAGAAATAAGTTCTAATTGTGTAAAAGCAGAAATAAATTTTCCTCGATCGAAAACTCCTACATGATAGGGAACTAAGGGATCTCCTTGGCTGTTAAACTGAGTCTCTTGTGCTTGGGCTTCGATCGTTGTTTCGATCGATTTAAGCTTTGCTAATGCTTCTTTGATTAGATAACGACTTTCTCGAAAATCTTGTTGCGCGATCGCGTCTCGAAGTAACTGTTTTTCGTCGCTGAAAGATTGTTCAATTGCTGCTACAACTGCATGGGCTGCATCATAGTAACCAGCAGCAAACCAACCGGGTATATATCCGTAACGTTCTTCAAATCGATTTCTAAATTGCTGTCCCCTTTCACCAGAAATGTCATAAATAATCGGTGCTAAAGCATAAACACCATTGGTAAAAAAACCCGGCTCGTTTTGCTCTTGAGGAGAGTTAGCAAATTTGTGAGCTAACGAAACTTCCCCTAAAGAATTGCCACCAAAAATTGGAAATTCTAGCTCGTGAAGCCTAATTTTGGCAAGCAAACTACTACTGTCTTCGCTGTCGGTTGCCATGACAATCATCCCAGGATCTTCACCTTCTTCCTTAAGGGCAACTAAGTCTTCGACGATTTTATCTTTGGTTAAATTATAAGAATTTTCTTGGATTTCCCACTTTCTAAAAATCTCTCCTCCTAATTCCTCAAAAGCTACTTCTATATCTTCGGTTAACTTAACCCCGTAAATGTCAGAGCTATAAACAAGACTAATTCGCGGATATTCAAGAATTTTGTTGATGTAGTTAGCAATAAAAGTCCCTTGAAGCTTATTACTAAAAATTGTGCGGAAATACCAGTTATTCCATTTAGTTACTTCGTCAGCCGTAGCCGACCCTGTGATTGCAGGAATACCATAAGCTTGATAAATTTTTCCTGCTGCTACGGAGGTTGGGATCGAGAAATGACCAATTACAGCTAAAGCTGAGGAACTAACAATGTCTTTAGCAACCTCGATTGCTTCGTCTACCTCTCCCTTATCGTCATAAACTCGTAACTCTAGCTTTTTGCCTTCAATGCCACCATTTTCATTAATCTCGTCGATGTAAAGTTGCGCTCCTTTCAACAAAGATTCACCTGCTGCTGCTGTTGTTTGATCTTCTGAGGTCAAAGGAGCGACAATGGCGATCGCAATTTTCTCTTGAGAAAAGTTAAAAACATTCCAGCCAATGATGACACTCAGGGTCAAAAGCGCTAAAGATAACCAGATAACAATGTTCTTTTTACTGATTCTGTCCATATCAATTAGTTTGACATTATTGCCAATCCGCAAAAAATTCTTGAAATTGGGCGATCGCGTTTTTGGCTGCTTTTTCTGGAGATATCCCCTCAACCAAGATCCCATAAAGAGCTTCACCCCAAACATTTTCTTCTAGCGCCTCTACATAGCCTGGGTTGGTGCTGAAAGAATAAGGACGAGTAGGAGATTGAGTCATAATTTTCTTCACTTCAGTAATATGAGGATCGTCAGCATTCGTCCAAAAAGGGTCATTCCAACCAGATGTATTTACAGGAAAAAAACGACCATCTGCTGCTTCGATATAGCTGTCTAAGACTGTTGGCTCAATTAGATAGGATAAAAAGCTTTTTGCATCTTTTTGGTTCGGAGAATCTTTAAAGATCAAAGCTTGCCTAACCTCAATTAAGTAGCGCATTGGCTGACCATCAGGTTTACGGGGAAATTCTATTGTAGCTAGCTTGTTTAAATAAAGATCCTTTTCGTGAAAGCGAGCAGCCGGAATTGAAAGACTGGGATTAGCTGTTATCGCCATAATTCGATTATAGAAGCTAGAATTGTTGTCTTCATTTCTCCAGACTAAAGCTGAAGGTGGAATATATCCTTCCTGGTATAACTCTGACCACCATTTTAAAGCTTCCACAAGTCCTTGACGGTTTTCCTGCTGTTCGATTACTAGCTGCCCTGCTTCGTCCACAACTTGAACGTTGTAGGCTTCTAAAATATATTCAAAAAGGAAGAAAGTCTCTGTAGAATATGGGGAACTAGGAAACCCTAAACTGAAGATTTCTTGCTGTTGTTCCGAACGCAAGCGCTCTTGTAATTGAGTCCAAAATTCCCAAAAACCATCCCAATCTTGAGGAATATCTTGTGGACTATATCCTAATTCTTCGAGCCAGTCTCGCCAGTAATGAAGATAAACAGCTTCTTGATAAAGAGGTACGGCGTAATAGCTTTTTTTCTGCTCAACTTGATTAAAAAGCTGGGCATTTTCTAATGCTGAGTCGGAAATAAAATCTGCAACTGGTGCGATGGTCGAACTCACATCTACAAGTTTATCTTCCCAGGCATACAAAAGTGCTAATTGAGTGCGATCGATAGTGAGATCGGGAGGATTTCCTGCTGCTACTGCTGCTTCGATTTGTTCAACTAATTGATTTTCGTCGAAAAAGACTAGCTGAACTTTTTTGTTTTGTTGTTTTTCCCAGTCGTTAACAATTTTTTGGAAAAACGTCTTTTCTTCCTCGATAAAACCTTTGTCCCACCAGATGGTAAGTACCCCTGTGTCTAAGGAAAGTCTTTCTATCGTTTCGGCACTATCAAAATAAGATTTGTCTACTTGCTCCGATGAGTTTTGACAACCAAATACTATCGTCGCTATTAAAATAATCAGTAAGAATATTGAGAGAGAGAATTTTTTAACATTTAGCTTTTTCAAGTACATAGCTTAATTTTGGGAAATCTTGTTGGCGAAGCGTTCTGAGTGAATAGGATTATTCATTCCAAACCTGAAGAACTTTTCCCGTTACCTGTTTACCTAACCAAAAAGTATTGGCACTTTTCGATTTTAGATTACTTTGATTTACCGTCCAAGTTTGTTCGGGGTCGAATAAGATTAATTCTGCCTTTTCTCCTACCTGAAAACTAGCAGGTTGTTGTTGTAAACAGCGACAAGGTGCAACAGTTAA
This window encodes:
- a CDS encoding DUF4058 family protein; translation: MPSPFPGMNPYLESPLFWSGFHHLLISTIAFSLSPQLRPKYLVAVEVRTYETSGEDSLLVGLPDVTIKAAQTASKSTKTNVAVATPATKPLTVNLPIPETIKEGYLEIRDVKTKQVITAIELLSPTNKRAGKGREKYLQKRQRILGSSTHLVEIDLLRGGEAMPMDTNGIKSDYRILVSKENRRPQADLYAFNLRETIPEFPLPLRREDSEPVINLQALINQIYDQASFDLQIDYSQPPIPKLTETERTWADDLLQQLGLK
- a CDS encoding ankyrin repeat domain-containing protein, coding for MLQFTGQAVGGRQLSEIISIGSIYVLNTNVLFIYLWAIGALIFIFWKILTNPIRKIQSAALKGDIETVRNCLEKGVDPDIRAGQYIAPICIATNRGYQEIVELLIEHGADINQGLDEEDGVNPLLAAAIEQHSELEAMYLELDAKIGIHYAALRGDVEKVISFIQQEQPLNSKRNRGMTPLHLAAMGGHGDVVELLLNNGADINFGAEVSDAPLHQAVRYDCRDIVELLIDRGAKTDCDGLVGNPLNLAIFLNNLEMVELLINKGLDVNMQVSSRTSLPLHLAVRQGYTHIAELLIAHGANVNAREAFCGETPLHKAAWEGHLDIARLLLEHGADVNSIDNLLDGDTPLHLAKINGKWAMMRLLERHGGIDAGITE
- a CDS encoding bifunctional sterol desaturase/short chain dehydrogenase, yielding MEILIAITTGLSSVFWVELVRDSYHVLGHVLPSLYRLHVWHHRVFRPDLSVVSDTIYRKAHWYNDVPEALVMLLFSLLPPGIMLIWGIEQQWTAWAGTLYTIFFLLSAIARGLGIAYADELTDLTHRPGSFTSLPGKWLVNRSYHWRHHFDNQNAYYCGTFTFIDKIMGTAVSLKGKTVAITGASGTLGKSLIQELRSRQAKVIALTSSGKTVALTPNDPVKTIIWQVGQEAELASELEKVDILIINHGINVHGDRKKEDIALSYEVNTFSAWRLIELFFTTVKTDADKVTKEVWVNTSEAEVGPAFSPLYELTKRSLGDIVTLKRLDAPCVVRKLILGPFKSNLNPIGVMSSDWVAKQIINLAVRDFRDIIVTINPLTFLAFPIKEICVSTYFKLFTNQSPETSSDNLPEVNSLS
- a CDS encoding ABC transporter substrate-binding protein, whose product is MGSWLRGYLQKKQPKTRSPNFKNFLRIGNNVKLIDMDRISKKNIVIWLSLALLTLSVIIGWNVFNFSQEKIAIAIVAPLTSEDQTTAAAGESLLKGAQLYIDEINENGGIEGKKLELRVYDDKGEVDEAIEVAKDIVSSSALAVIGHFSIPTSVAAGKIYQAYGIPAITGSATADEVTKWNNWYFRTIFSNKLQGTFIANYINKILEYPRISLVYSSDIYGVKLTEDIEVAFEELGGEIFRKWEIQENSYNLTKDKIVEDLVALKEEGEDPGMIVMATDSEDSSSLLAKIRLHELEFPIFGGNSLGEVSLAHKFANSPQEQNEPGFFTNGVYALAPIIYDISGERGQQFRNRFEERYGYIPGWFAAGYYDAAHAVVAAIEQSFSDEKQLLRDAIAQQDFRESRYLIKEALAKLKSIETTIEAQAQETQFNSQGDPLVPYHVGVFDRGKFISAFTQLELISDVEKVSDFNEQLESGQIIQVGNQYLEKTDIVYVGIDINEVSKIDEKTSSYLLDFYLWFRYQGDVNAENIEFTNYSTERLDSGEKFTLDEPIIEEQQGELNYKVYRIKADFNELFDFRNYPLDSQTLAVRFRHANLTRDKLIYVVDYVGIKDTTTKAILEKWARGKVFDKITDWNVEKISFYPDIMINTSTLGDRRFIDADSEMQYSRFNAVIEIERDFISFSDKNLLPLFFFVVVAYLILFLPFEDISIEAVSGLLLAVVFYHLSLIDALPEGVGYVVALDYAFYIVYSLLALELLILTIGRSNRFHEQKQSVALMKFSRIAFPIILLVSSLLFYWKYV
- a CDS encoding DUF4058 family protein — translated: MPSPFPGMNPYLESPLFWSGFHHWLIIDIARLLSPQLRPKYLVAVEVRTYETSGEDSLLVGLPDVTIKAAQTASKSTKTNVAVATPATKPLTVNLPIPETIKEGYLEIRDVKTKQVITAIELLSPTNKRSGKGREKYLQKRQRILGSSTHLVEIDLLRGGQTMPMDTKGIKSDYRILVSKENRRPQADLYAFNLRETIPEFPLPLRREDSEPVINLQALINQIYDQASFDLQIDYSQPPIPKLTETERTWADDLLQQLGLK
- a CDS encoding ABC transporter substrate-binding protein, which encodes MYLKKLNVKKFSLSIFLLIILIATIVFGCQNSSEQVDKSYFDSAETIERLSLDTGVLTIWWDKGFIEEEKTFFQKIVNDWEKQQNKKVQLVFFDENQLVEQIEAAVAAGNPPDLTIDRTQLALLYAWEDKLVDVSSTIAPVADFISDSALENAQLFNQVEQKKSYYAVPLYQEAVYLHYWRDWLEELGYSPQDIPQDWDGFWEFWTQLQERLRSEQQQEIFSLGFPSSPYSTETFFLFEYILEAYNVQVVDEAGQLVIEQQENRQGLVEALKWWSELYQEGYIPPSALVWRNEDNNSSFYNRIMAITANPSLSIPAARFHEKDLYLNKLATIEFPRKPDGQPMRYLIEVRQALIFKDSPNQKDAKSFLSYLIEPTVLDSYIEAADGRFFPVNTSGWNDPFWTNADDPHITEVKKIMTQSPTRPYSFSTNPGYVEALEENVWGEALYGILVEGISPEKAAKNAIAQFQEFFADWQ